The following DNA comes from Streptomyces pristinaespiralis.
ACCACCACGACGGCAACGACGACCCGCTGCTGGCGGAGGTGGCCGCCTCCGCGGTCGTCACCGCGCACAACCATGTGCTGCGCCGCTGGCTGCGGGCGGGCGGCCAGGGCGACGTGGAGGCCCAGCTCGACCACGCGTTCGCGATCGTCCGCGACACGTTCGGTTCGGGCATAGGGGCCGGCCGCAAGAGCGGCACGGTCATGGGCGAGGCCGCGGCGGCCGAGGAGCCCGCGGCGACGGCACGCACGCAGGGCGAGGTACTGGTGGCGGTGGCCCGTACGGACGCGCCGCTGAGCGAGGTCATGCGGACGATCGAGCAGGCGCTCAGGAACGGCTGACCCGCCGCAGAATTCACCCGTGCGGCGGTACCCGCCGCCGCCGAAGACACATCAGCACCCCTCACCCCACCGACACACCCGCACACGAAACGTCACGGCCGTCCCGTCCAGGGGCGGCCGTTCGTGCTGCTCAGGCCCCCATTCGATCGATCATCGCTCATATGTGTCCGGCGGATTGCATCTGAGAGAAATTCTTGGCACGCAGTGTCTTGTCACCTGGCACGGGGTGCCATACGTTGATGTTGTCCGGGCGGCCGGCGTGCAGAGACCATTCGTACGCCGGCTGTCCCCGCAACCATCGCGCTGCGCGCCCGGACGCCTGCGTCACAGGCACCTTCCGCGCTACCAGCGCCGCCAGCACCACCCGCCGAACCGACGGCACACCTCCACAGCAGCACCACCCGACGTACCCCTCAGCGTCCCCCTCAGACGCTCTTCGCCGGAGGCAACACCGTGAAGGAAATCCTGGACGCGATCCAGTCGACGGAGTCCACGTCCGCCGACTTCGCCGCTCTGACCATTCCCGAGTCCTACCGCGCGGTCACCGTGCACAAGGACGAGGTCGACATGTTCGAGGGCCTCACCACGCGGGAGAAGGACCCCCGCAAGTCCCTCCACGTCGAGGACGTGCCGGTGCCGGAGCTCGGTCCCGGCGAGGCCCTGGTTGCGGTCATGGCCTCCTCGGTCAACTACAACTCCGTGTGGACCTCGATCTTCGAGCCGCTGTCGACCTTCGGGTTCCTGGAGCGCTACGGACGCCTGTCCGAGCTCACCAAGCGCCACGACCTGCCGTACCACGTCATCGGCTCCGACCTCGCGGGCGTCGTCCTGCGCACCGGACCCGGCGTGAACGCCTGGAACCCGGGTGACGAGGTCGTCGCGCACTGCCTCTCCGTCGAGCTGGAGTCCTCCGACGGCCACAACGACACGATGCTCGACCCCGAGCAGCGCATCTGGGGCTTCGAGACCAACTTCGGCGGCCTGGCCGAGGTCGCGCTCGTCAAGTCCAACCAGCTGATGCCCAAGCCGAAGCACCTCAGCTGGGAGGAGGCCGCTTCCCCGGGCCTGGTGAACTCCACCGCGTACCGCCAGCTCGTCTCCCGCAACGGCGCCGGCATGAAGCAGGGCGACAACGTCCTCATCTGGGGCGCCAGCGGCGGGCTCGGCTCCTACGCCACCCAGTTCGCGCTGGCCGGCGGCGCCAACCCGATCTGTGTCGTCTCCAGCGACCAGAAGGCGGACATCTGCCGGAAGATGGGCGCGGAGGCGATCATCGACCGCAACGCCGAGGGCTACAAGTTCTGGAAGGACGAGCAGACCCAGGACCCCAAGGAGTGGAAGCGCTTCGGCAAGCGCATCCGCGAGCTCACCGGCGGCGAGGACATCGACATCGTCTTCGAGCACCCCGGCCGCGAGACCTTCGGCGCGTCCGTCTACGTCACCCGCAAGGGCGGCACCATCACCACCTGCGCCTCGACCTCGGGCTACATGCACGAGTACGACAACCGCTACCTGTGGATGTCGCTGAAGCGGATCATCGGCTCGCACTTCGCCAACTACCGCGAGGCGTGGGAGGCCAACCGCCTGATCGCCAAGGGCAAGATCCACCCGACGCTCTCGAAGGTCTACTCCCTCGAGGACACCGGCCAGGCCGCGTACGACGTGCACCGCAACCTCCACCAGGGCAAGGTCGGCGTCCTCGCCCTCGCCCCGCGGGAAGGCCTCGGCGTGCGCGACCCCGAGATGCGCGAGAAGCACCTCGACGCCATCAACCGCTTCAGGAATGTCTGAGGTCGACAGATGACAGAGCGCCAGAAGGACCGGCCCTGGCTCATGCGGACGTACGCGGGTCACTCGACCGCGGAGGCGTCCAACGAGCTGTACCGGCGCAACCTCGCCAAGGGCCAGACGGGTCTGTCGGTGGCCTTCGACCTGCCGACCCAGACCGGATACGACCCCGACCACGTCCTCGCCCGCGGCGAGGTCGGCCGGGTCGGGGTGCCGGTCTCCCATCTGGGCGACATGCGCCGGCTGTTCCAGGACATCCCCCTGGAGCAGATGAACACCTCGATGACCATCAACGCCACCGCCATGTGGCTGCTGGCGCTGTACCAGGTGGTCGCGGAGGAGCAGGGCGCGGACATCACCAGGCTCCAGGGCACGACGCAGAACGACATCGTCAAGGAGTACCTGTCGCGCGGGACGCACGTCTTCCCGCCCGGTCCTTCACTGCGCCTGACCACCGACATGATCACGTACACGGTGGCCAACATCCCCAAGTGGAACCCGATCAACATCTGCAGCTACCACCTGCAGGAGGCCGGGGCCACGCCGGTTCAGGAGATCGCGTACGCGATGTCCACCGCGATCGCCGTGCTCGACGCGGTGCGCGACTCGGGCCAGGTGCCGGCCGAGAAGTTCGGTGACGTGGTCGCCCGTATCTCGTTCTTCGTGAACGCGGGCGTCCGCTTCATCGAGGAGATGTGCAAGATGCGCGCGTTCGGGCGCATCTGGGACAAGGTCACCCGTGAGCGCTACGGCATCGAGAACGAGAAGCAGCGCCGCTTCCGCTACGGCGTCCAGGTCAACTCCCTCGGTCTGACCGAGGCGCAGCCGGAGAACAACGTCCAGCGCATCGTGCTCGAGATGCTGGCCGTGACGCTCTCCAAGGACGCCCGTGCGCGCGCCGTGCAGCTGCCCGCCTGGAACGAGGCGCTGGGGCTGCCCCGGCCCTGGGACCAGCAGTGGTCGCTGCGCATCCAGCAGGTGCTGGCGCACGAGTCGGACCTGCTCGAGTACGAGGACATCTTCGACGGGTCGCACGTCATCGAGGCCAAGGTCGAGTCCCTCGTCGCCGAGTGCCTCGAGGAGATCGACCGGATCCAGGAGATGGGCGGTGCGATGGCGGCCGTCGAGTCCGGCTACCTCAAGTCGCAACTGGTCTCCTCGCACGCCGAACGGCGGGCACGGATCGAGGCGGGCGACGAGAAGATCGTCGGCGTCAACATCTACGAGACCACCGAGGAGAACCCGCTCACCGCGGACCTCGACACCGCCATCATGACCGTCGACCCGGCGAACGAGGCCCGGGTCGTCGCAAAGCTCCACGAGTGGCGCGCGGACCGCGACGAGTCCCGTGCGGCAGAGGCCCTCGCCGCGCTGAAGAAGGCCGCGGCGGGCACCGAGAACCTGATGGCGGCCACCGTCGAGTGCGCGCGTGCGGGCGTCACCACCGGCGAGTGGGCCTGGGCGCTGCGTGACGTCTTCGGCGAGTTCCGTGCGCCGACGGGCGTCAGCAGCGCCCCGGTGGCCGTCACCGCGGAGGCGGGCACCCCGCTCGCCGTCGTGCGCGAGAAGGTGGCGCGCACCGCGGAGGAGCTGGGATCGGGCCGGCTGCGGCTGCTGGTCGGCAAGCCGGGCCTGGACGGGCACTCCAACGGCGCCGAGCAGATAGCCGTACGGGCCCGCGACGCCGGGTTCGAGGTGGTCTACCAGGGGATCCGGCTCACACCGGAACAGATCGTCTCCGCCGCCCTCGCGGAGGACGTGCACTGCGTGGGCCTCTCCATCCTGTCCGGCTCGCACGCCGAGCTGGTGCCGGACGTGCTCGCACGGCTGCGCGAGGCCGGCGCCGCGGACATCCCGGTGATCGTCGGCGGGATCATCCCGAACGCCGACGGCGCCGCCCTGAAGCAGGCGGGCGTGGCCGCCGTCTTCACCCCGAAGGACTTCGGTATCACGGAGATCATCGGCCGTATCGTCGACGAGATCCGTAAAGCGAACAAGCTCGACCCTCTGGAGGTCCCCGCATGAGCACCCCTGTGCACCCGGTCAACCGTCTTCGTCCGCGCCGTTCCTGCCTGGCGGTGCCCGGCTCGAACCCGCGGTTCCTGGAGAAGGCCCAGGGTCTGCCCGCCGACCAGGTCTTCCTGGACCTGGAGGACGCGTGCGCGCCGCTCGCCAAGCCGGACGCGCGGCACACCATCGTGAAGTTCCTCAACGAGGGCGACTGGACCGGCAAGACGCGGGTCGTGCGGGTCAACGACTGGACCACGCACTGGACCTACCGTGACGTCGTCACGGTCGTCGAGGGTGCCGGCCAGAACCTCGACTGCATCATGCTGCCGAAGGTGCAGGACGCCCAGCAGATCGTGGCGCTGGACCTGCTGCTCACCCAG
Coding sequences within:
- the ccrA gene encoding crotonyl-CoA carboxylase/reductase, producing the protein MKEILDAIQSTESTSADFAALTIPESYRAVTVHKDEVDMFEGLTTREKDPRKSLHVEDVPVPELGPGEALVAVMASSVNYNSVWTSIFEPLSTFGFLERYGRLSELTKRHDLPYHVIGSDLAGVVLRTGPGVNAWNPGDEVVAHCLSVELESSDGHNDTMLDPEQRIWGFETNFGGLAEVALVKSNQLMPKPKHLSWEEAASPGLVNSTAYRQLVSRNGAGMKQGDNVLIWGASGGLGSYATQFALAGGANPICVVSSDQKADICRKMGAEAIIDRNAEGYKFWKDEQTQDPKEWKRFGKRIRELTGGEDIDIVFEHPGRETFGASVYVTRKGGTITTCASTSGYMHEYDNRYLWMSLKRIIGSHFANYREAWEANRLIAKGKIHPTLSKVYSLEDTGQAAYDVHRNLHQGKVGVLALAPREGLGVRDPEMREKHLDAINRFRNV
- a CDS encoding protein meaA, producing the protein MTERQKDRPWLMRTYAGHSTAEASNELYRRNLAKGQTGLSVAFDLPTQTGYDPDHVLARGEVGRVGVPVSHLGDMRRLFQDIPLEQMNTSMTINATAMWLLALYQVVAEEQGADITRLQGTTQNDIVKEYLSRGTHVFPPGPSLRLTTDMITYTVANIPKWNPINICSYHLQEAGATPVQEIAYAMSTAIAVLDAVRDSGQVPAEKFGDVVARISFFVNAGVRFIEEMCKMRAFGRIWDKVTRERYGIENEKQRRFRYGVQVNSLGLTEAQPENNVQRIVLEMLAVTLSKDARARAVQLPAWNEALGLPRPWDQQWSLRIQQVLAHESDLLEYEDIFDGSHVIEAKVESLVAECLEEIDRIQEMGGAMAAVESGYLKSQLVSSHAERRARIEAGDEKIVGVNIYETTEENPLTADLDTAIMTVDPANEARVVAKLHEWRADRDESRAAEALAALKKAAAGTENLMAATVECARAGVTTGEWAWALRDVFGEFRAPTGVSSAPVAVTAEAGTPLAVVREKVARTAEELGSGRLRLLVGKPGLDGHSNGAEQIAVRARDAGFEVVYQGIRLTPEQIVSAALAEDVHCVGLSILSGSHAELVPDVLARLREAGAADIPVIVGGIIPNADGAALKQAGVAAVFTPKDFGITEIIGRIVDEIRKANKLDPLEVPA